One region of Bactrocera neohumeralis isolate Rockhampton chromosome 5, APGP_CSIRO_Bneo_wtdbg2-racon-allhic-juicebox.fasta_v2, whole genome shotgun sequence genomic DNA includes:
- the LOC126759922 gene encoding ubiquitin-conjugating enzyme E2 H: MSSPSAGKRRMDNDVIKLIESKHEVTILGGLNEFHVKFFGPHGTPYEGGVWKVRVYLPDNYPFKSPSIGFVNKIYHPNIDESSGTVCLDVINQAWTALYDLSNIFESFLPQLLTYPNPVDPLNRDAAALYLHEPEEYHRKVADYVQRYATEEALRAAQQERESSDSESSMSDYSEDEARDMEL, from the coding sequence ATGTCCTCACCCAGCGCTGGTAAGCGACGCATGGACAATGATGTCATCAAGCTAATTGAATCCAAGCACGAAGTGACCATTTTGGGCGGCCTAAATGAGTTTCATGTGAAATTTTTCGGACCACATGGCACACCCTATGAGGGTGGCGTATGGAAGGTGCGCGTCTACCTGCCCGACAATTACCCATTCAAATCGCCAAGTATAGGGTTCGTGAATAAAATCTACCATCCGAATATCGACGAATCATCCGGCACTGTGTGCCTGGACGTGATCAATCAGGCTTGGACCGCACTATATGATCTCTCGAATATATTCGAATCATTTCTACCACAATTGCTGACATATCCGAATCCGGTTGATCCGCTGAATCGTGATGCAGCGGCGTTGTACTTGCACGAACCGGAGGAGTATCATCGCAAAGTGGCCGACTATGTGCAACGCTATGCCACCGAGGAGGCGTTGCGTGCGGCGCAACAGGAGCGAGAGAGCAGCGACAGCGAATCGAGCATGTCGGATTATAGTGAAGACGAGGCCCGTGATATGGAGTTATAA